In Notolabrus celidotus isolate fNotCel1 chromosome 8, fNotCel1.pri, whole genome shotgun sequence, a genomic segment contains:
- the zbtb3 gene encoding LOW QUALITY PROTEIN: zinc finger and BTB domain-containing protein 3 (The sequence of the model RefSeq protein was modified relative to this genomic sequence to represent the inferred CDS: inserted 2 bases in 2 codons; deleted 8 bases in 7 codons; substituted 1 base at 1 genomic stop codon) has protein sequence MEFHQHSKQLLSALRSQRQRGFLCDCIVLVGSSRFLAHRAVLASCSPFSHMFYSDSPGVGGGNGTSSSVTLDSDIVTAAAFGLLLDFVYEGVLQLNESPPVEDVLAAASFLHMNEVVRVCKRRLQRRGPLAEADSTRSEESAVARRATETVRQGGCEPMVAMAGDHLNPAALAASLSSVTTAERSQLNYVKSEQRTGGGVAKSRAQTPLSPNLADTTQPGMDAPPLPPGREAVPGIITGRSDPTSGGHDRLKTGDQGEGSALCSPCSSTESYSHSGNQQPSSSSSSSVPVSQARGQSVVFPPYSESSLCPSPRQQDTPRLPSEGSVRHPSEGDHRGASGGEQQMVMIIQASAATSHREMSQTHSQLQNDFPQIRIXSAVSLQHQSLDLQLRSDSNFKGTXCVTGAHPTVRQERSLLGGVRTDGRDEENVKVKVEAIVISDEELEEEKGESPEREPVMDVDDEFEEDIQEEDLNNPQYLSSHPQGLLQMTSQSNDYSFPLSPSSSSSGAGPSSQDTSSTSFAASINPLSTAQNQSDPPAYFQDFQDSMGTFADDVPTCEACGKXFSCTYTLRRHAIVHTRARPYECHYCYRSYTQSGDLYRHIRKAHDRSLRTKRTKADMEMLEPSPTTTATTNTTSPLTHRHICVCPTPHITSTSDSNSKLNGAASKYL, from the exons ATGGAGTTCCATCAGCattccaaacagctgctgtcagctcTGCGTTCTCAGCGCCAGCGGGGCTTCCTTTGTGACTGCATTGTCCTGGTGGGCTCATCT CGTTTCCTGGCTCACAGGGCTGTTTTGGCCTCCTGTTCGCCTTTCTCCCACATGTTCTACTCAGATTCCCCGGGGGTCGGTGGTGGGAACGGTACCAGCAGCTCTGTCACACTCGACAGCGACATCGTCACGGCTGCTGCTTTTGGCTTGCTCTTGGACTTTGTGTATGAAGGTGTGCTACAGCTGAATGAGTCTCCGCCAGTGGAGGATGTATTGGCAGCTGCAAGCTTTCTGCACATGAACGAGGTGGTGAGAGTATGTAAAAGACGACTGCAAAGGCGAGGGCCTCTAGCCGAGGCAGACAGCACCCGCTCTGAGGAGAGTGCTGTAGCGAGGAGGGCCACAGAGACAGTGAGGCAGGGTGGGTGTGAACCCATGGTGGCCATGGCAGGTGATCACTTGAATCCAGCAGCG TTGGCGGCATCACTCTCATCAGTaaccacagcagagaggagtcaGCTCAACTATGTGAAATCTGAGCAGAGGACAGGTGGGGGGGTTGCA AAGTCTAGAGCTCAGACTCCCCTGAGCCCAAACCTGGCTGATACCACGCAGCCTGGCATGGACGCCCCTCCTCTGCCACCAGGCAGAGAG GCTGTACCTGGGATAATCACAGGCCGATCTGATCCTACCTCAGGAGGTCATGACAGATTAAAGACTGGAGATCAAGGGGAGGGATCA GCGCTCTGCAGTCCATGCAGCTCTACAGAGTCCTATAG CCACAGTGGTAACCAGCAGCCTTCCTCGTCCTCTTCGTCCTCAGTGCCAGTGAGTCAGGCCAGAGGTCAGTCAGTGGTTTTTCCTCCTTACTCAGAATCCAGCCTCTGCCCCAGCCCCCGTCAGCAGGACACACCAAGACTACCCAGTGAAGGTTCTGTCCGGCACCCCTCAGAAGGTGATCACAGAGGTGCATCAGGCGGAGAACAGCAGATGGTCATGATAATCCAAGCATCAGCAGCAACCTCACACAGGGAAATGAGCCAGACACACTCACAACTGCAGAATGACTTCCCCCAGATTCGAA CGAGTGCTGTGTCTCTGCAACACCAAAGCCTGGACCTTCAACTCCGCTCAGACTCAAACTTTAAAGGGACCTGATGTGTTACTGGTGCTCATCCCACAGTTAGACAAGAGAGATCTCTTCTGGGTGGAGTGAGGACAGATGGCAGAGATGAGGAGAATGTGaaagtcaaagtggaggccATTGTCATATCTGATGAGGAGTTAGAGGAGGAAAAGGGGGAGAGTCCAGAAAGAGAACCAGTGATGGATGTAGACGATGAGTTTGAAGAAGATATCCAGGAGGAGGATCTTAACAATCCTCAGTATCTCTCCTCCCACCCACAGGGCCTTTTACAAATGACTTCCCAATCTAATGACTActccttccccctctctccctcttcctcctcctctggt gCCGGCCCTTCCTCCCAGGACACTTCTTCAACCTCTTTCGCTGCGTCCATCAATCCTCTGTCCACAGCTCAGAATCAGTCAGACCCTCCTGCCTACTTCCAGGACTTCCAAGACTCTATGGGGACCTTTGCGGATGATGTGCCCACATGTGAAGCCTGTGGAA ACTTCTCATGTACGTACACGCTGCGGCGCCATGCCATTGTTCACACGCGTGCACGT CCTTACGAGTGTCACTACTGCTACCGGAGCTACACACAATCAGGTGACCTGTACCGACACATTCGCAAAGCCCATGACCGCTCACTGCGCACCAAACGCACCAAAGCGGACATGGAAATGTTAGAGCCCTCCCCAACCACCACCGCCACCACAAATACCACCTCTCctctaacacacagacacatctgTGTTTGTCCTACTCCACACATCACTTCAACCTCAGATTCTAACTCTAAATTGAATGGAGCTGCGTCAAAATATTTATAA
- the rnaseh2c gene encoding ribonuclease H2 subunit C: MSCNTSVTRVQLGSSVSQVPRVSVHLMPCEIEHNGPAKVSQYFTATTKDCKQEKTVSFRGRALKGQELSCPTGYTGLVLKEVNKPGSDQEDRTVKLSSVFDKLTYWNLETPPNSDDTVVMAMDWPELAEAIHGPVED; the protein is encoded by the exons ACCAGTGTAACACGTGTTCAACTTGGGTCGTCAGTGAGCCAGGTACCAAGGGTTTCTGTCCACCTGATGCCATGTGAGATTGAACACAACGGGCCGGCCAAGGTCTCACAATACTTCACTGCTACCACAAAAGACTGCAAACAAG AGAAGACAGTGTCATTCAGAGGACGAGCATTGAAGGGGCAGGAGCTCAGCTGTCCAACAGGCTACACTGGCTTGGTGCTGAAAGAAGTCAACAAACCCGGCTCTGACCAAGAG gacAGGACAGTAAAGTTATCCTCAGTGTTTGACAAACTGACCTACTGGAACCTGGAGACACCTCCAAACTCTGATGACACGGTTGTAATGGCAATGGATTGGCCAGAGTTGGCTGAGGCG ATCCATGGGCCAGTGGAGGACTGA